The Metabacillus schmidteae genome has a segment encoding these proteins:
- the rhaB gene encoding rhamnulokinase yields the protein MSKYSLAVDIGASSGRLILGHLANGKLNLDEIHRFENKIVERNEHFCWDIKALFQEIKLGIKKCNELGIKPDSIGIDTWAVDYVLLDENDNLLTDAIAYRDPRTDGMMEEVFKLIPKEKLYFETGIQFQKFNTIYQLFALKQKSPEVLQKAKSFLMIPEYFNFLLTGKKANEYTNATSTQLVNAFTKKWDHELLEKLGINKEMFHEILPPKTVLGTLSKELVEEFGFDMKVVLPATHDTGSAVISVPEVDDTIYISSGTWSLIGVENRFPICVPQALKYNFTNEGGIDYRYRFLKNIMGLWMIQEVKRNYHDEYSFGELVQLAEKEQEFNSIVNVDDDRFLKPENMLAEIQKYCQETNQPIPQTPGQMAKCVYDSLAESYKQAINEIEEIFEKSFPRINVIGGGCQNEMLNQMIANVTNKEVCAGPIEATAIGNIVAQFMALGEITTIQDARATIKDSFEVKTYKQQYVRG from the coding sequence ATGAGTAAATATAGTTTAGCTGTAGATATTGGTGCTTCAAGTGGAAGATTGATACTTGGACATTTAGCTAATGGAAAATTAAATTTAGATGAAATTCATCGTTTTGAAAATAAGATTGTGGAAAGAAATGAACATTTCTGTTGGGATATTAAGGCATTATTTCAGGAAATCAAATTGGGTATAAAAAAGTGTAATGAACTCGGTATCAAGCCGGATAGTATTGGTATAGATACGTGGGCGGTAGATTATGTCTTACTTGATGAGAATGACAACCTCTTAACAGATGCGATCGCATATAGAGATCCAAGAACAGATGGAATGATGGAAGAGGTCTTTAAGCTCATTCCAAAGGAAAAATTATACTTTGAAACAGGAATTCAATTTCAAAAATTCAATACCATTTATCAATTGTTTGCGTTAAAGCAAAAATCACCGGAAGTATTACAAAAAGCTAAGTCATTTCTAATGATTCCTGAGTATTTTAATTTTTTATTAACAGGAAAAAAGGCTAACGAATACACAAATGCAACATCCACTCAGCTTGTTAATGCCTTTACAAAAAAGTGGGATCATGAGCTTCTTGAGAAGCTGGGGATTAACAAAGAGATGTTCCATGAAATATTACCACCTAAAACGGTGTTGGGAACACTTTCTAAGGAGCTTGTCGAAGAGTTTGGTTTTGATATGAAAGTGGTATTGCCGGCAACACATGATACGGGCTCAGCAGTAATCTCAGTACCTGAGGTTGATGACACAATTTACATTAGCTCTGGTACATGGTCATTAATCGGTGTTGAAAACCGTTTCCCAATTTGTGTCCCGCAAGCGCTTAAATACAACTTCACAAATGAAGGTGGGATTGATTATCGCTACCGTTTTCTGAAAAATATTATGGGGCTTTGGATGATTCAAGAAGTAAAGCGCAACTATCATGATGAATACTCGTTTGGGGAGTTAGTCCAGTTAGCAGAAAAAGAACAAGAATTTAATTCAATAGTAAATGTAGACGATGACCGCTTCTTAAAGCCGGAAAATATGCTGGCAGAAATTCAAAAGTATTGTCAGGAAACAAATCAGCCAATTCCGCAAACTCCAGGGCAAATGGCAAAATGTGTGTATGATAGTTTAGCAGAAAGCTATAAACAAGCAATTAATGAAATTGAGGAAATTTTTGAGAAAAGCTTCCCAAGAATTAATGTCATTGGCGGCGGTTGTCAAAATGAAATGCTGAACCAAATGATTGCAAATGTGACGAATAAAGAGGTTTGTGCAGGGCCAATCGAAGCTACAGCTATCGGAAATATTGTGGCACAATTTATGGCTTTAGGTGAAATTACGACAATTCAAGATGCAAGAGCAACAATTAAAGACTCTTTTGAAGTAAAAACATATAAACAACAATACGTGAGAGGATGA
- a CDS encoding LutC/YkgG family protein — MAAGQITNRDSFLNTIAEKLGRERVKTVTKPQWTTTPQYDVLKDATQDELVEVLKKHCEVIHTQFIETNYEQLPQKIRDVLKQYEAGSVVTWKDDRHKEFGLEEGLLSKLPEEDIDVHIWDPVLKEKNIEAAEKADVGITFSDITLAESGTVVLFSSENKGRSVSLLPKTYIAIVPKSTLVPRMTQATAHINKQVQEGKNISSCIDFITGPSNSADIELNLIVGVHGPIKATYILVEDK; from the coding sequence ATGGCAGCAGGACAAATCACAAATCGCGATTCATTTCTCAATACAATAGCTGAAAAATTAGGAAGAGAAAGAGTGAAAACAGTCACAAAACCACAATGGACGACAACCCCTCAATATGATGTGTTAAAAGATGCCACACAAGATGAATTGGTTGAGGTTCTGAAAAAACATTGTGAAGTTATTCATACCCAATTTATTGAGACGAATTATGAGCAACTCCCACAAAAAATCCGTGATGTGTTAAAGCAGTACGAAGCCGGAAGTGTTGTAACTTGGAAGGATGATCGTCATAAAGAGTTTGGATTAGAAGAGGGGCTGTTAAGTAAGCTTCCTGAAGAGGATATTGATGTACACATTTGGGATCCGGTTCTTAAAGAAAAAAACATAGAGGCAGCAGAAAAGGCTGATGTGGGTATCACTTTTAGTGATATCACTCTTGCAGAATCAGGGACAGTTGTTTTATTCAGCAGTGAAAACAAAGGGAGATCAGTTAGCTTATTACCGAAAACGTATATTGCCATTGTTCCAAAAAGTACTCTTGTACCAAGAATGACGCAAGCTACTGCACACATTAATAAGCAAGTCCAAGAAGGGAAAAACATATCTTCCTGCATTGATTTTATTACAGGACCAAGTAATAGTGCTGATATTGAATTGAATCTCATTGTAGGGGTTCACGGTCCTATAAAAGCAACCTATATTCTTGTTGAAGATAAATAA
- a CDS encoding (Fe-S)-binding protein, with product MKVSLFITCLADVFYSNVGKHTVELLEKLGCEVDFPEQQTCCGQPAFNSGYHKETKEVAKHMIRTFENSDYVVGPSGSCVAMLREYGHLFENEPVWKERAEKLAKKSYELTQFIVEVLKVENVNASLPACATYHKSCHMTRLLGVKDAPGKLLDNVEGLDVKSLPNSHDCCGFGGTFSVKMVPISEQMVDEKVRHIEETGAEVLIGADCGCLMNIGGRINRKGKQIKVMHIAEVLNSEVK from the coding sequence ATGAAAGTATCCTTATTTATTACATGCTTGGCAGATGTGTTTTATTCAAATGTTGGGAAACATACTGTAGAGCTTTTAGAAAAGCTTGGGTGTGAAGTTGATTTTCCGGAACAGCAAACCTGCTGTGGACAACCCGCTTTTAATAGCGGCTATCATAAAGAAACGAAAGAAGTGGCAAAACACATGATTCGCACGTTTGAGAACTCAGATTATGTAGTAGGACCTTCTGGTTCATGTGTTGCGATGTTACGAGAATACGGCCATCTGTTTGAAAATGAGCCGGTATGGAAAGAAAGAGCAGAGAAATTAGCGAAAAAATCATATGAATTAACACAGTTTATTGTAGAAGTGTTAAAAGTAGAAAACGTGAATGCTAGTTTACCAGCTTGTGCGACGTATCATAAATCCTGTCATATGACACGGTTACTAGGTGTAAAGGATGCACCCGGAAAGCTTTTAGACAATGTTGAAGGCTTAGATGTAAAGTCACTTCCTAACAGTCATGATTGCTGTGGATTTGGTGGAACATTCTCTGTCAAAATGGTTCCGATTTCAGAGCAAATGGTAGATGAAAAGGTGAGACATATAGAAGAAACAGGTGCTGAAGTATTAATCGGTGCTGATTGCGGCTGCTTAATGAATATCGGTGGCAGAATTAATCGAAAAGGGAAGCAAATTAAGGTTATGCATATAGCGGAAGTATTGAACAGCGAGGTGAAGTAA
- a CDS encoding DeoR/GlpR family DNA-binding transcription regulator, producing MLVAERHKKIVEVVNEKLSVRVTELSKIFKVTEETIRRDLERLEKENLLRRSHGGAVSIQDEQTEVSYAEREITNASEKRSIAIEAVKLIEPGDQIVLDASTTAWYMAKEMPDVPLTVLTNSIKVAVELSKKEQVRVISTGGMLQPNSLSYVGPLAERSLNMYHVNKAFLSCKGVHIDAGLSDSNEWQALLKRQMMSIADQTILMADSTKFGVRTFAQITDIQQIGYVITDDHIEESYCRALEEKGVRVKTVEIK from the coding sequence ATGCTTGTAGCGGAAAGACATAAAAAAATTGTTGAAGTTGTCAATGAAAAACTAAGTGTCCGGGTAACGGAGTTAAGCAAGATTTTTAAAGTAACCGAAGAAACAATACGACGTGACTTAGAAAGATTAGAAAAAGAAAATCTGTTACGCCGCAGTCATGGCGGAGCTGTCAGTATACAGGATGAACAAACGGAAGTTTCCTATGCAGAAAGAGAAATTACAAATGCTTCAGAAAAAAGATCGATTGCTATCGAGGCAGTAAAGCTGATAGAGCCAGGTGATCAAATTGTTCTTGATGCCAGTACAACAGCATGGTATATGGCTAAAGAAATGCCGGATGTACCATTAACAGTACTAACCAATTCCATTAAAGTTGCAGTCGAGCTCAGCAAAAAAGAACAAGTTCGTGTCATTTCAACTGGAGGCATGCTTCAGCCTAACTCACTTTCTTATGTCGGTCCATTAGCCGAAAGGTCACTCAATATGTACCATGTGAATAAAGCATTTCTTTCATGTAAAGGGGTACATATTGATGCAGGTTTAAGTGATTCAAACGAATGGCAGGCGTTATTAAAGCGACAAATGATGTCAATCGCAGACCAAACAATCCTTATGGCAGATTCCACAAAGTTTGGTGTAAGAACGTTTGCCCAAATTACGGATATACAACAAATTGGTTATGTCATTACAGATGATCATATTGAAGAATCATATTGCAGAGCTTTAGAGGAAAAAGGCGTCCGGGTAAAAACAGTCGAGATAAAGTAA
- the rhaA gene encoding L-rhamnose isomerase: MSVKESYELAKKEYEKWGINVEEVLEQLKQVPISIHCWQGDDIGGFEVNKGELSGGIDVTGNYPGKARTPEELRSDLEKALSLIPGKHRVNLHAIYAETNGEVVERDQLEPKHFENWVNWAKEHGLGLDFNPTLFSHEKSEDGLTLSHPDPKIREFWINHCIASRKIAEYFGKELGTPALTNVWIPDGYKDVPSDRLTPRVRLKESLDKIFEVEIDEQYNIDAVESKLFGIGSEAYVVGSHEFYMGYALKNNKLCLLDTGHYHPTEMVSNKISSMLLYSDKLALHVSRPVRWDSDHVVTLDDELKEIALEIVRNDALDKVMIGLDFFDASINRVAAWTIGTRNMIKSLLYAMLVPNNHLKQLQEEGNFTERLALMEEFKTYPFGAIWDYYCEQNGVPVKENWLEDVKKYEREVLSMR; encoded by the coding sequence ATGTCAGTAAAAGAAAGCTATGAATTAGCCAAAAAGGAATATGAAAAGTGGGGTATTAATGTAGAGGAAGTACTTGAGCAATTAAAACAAGTACCAATCTCAATCCATTGCTGGCAAGGTGATGATATTGGCGGATTTGAAGTGAACAAAGGAGAGTTATCAGGAGGTATTGATGTAACAGGTAATTACCCGGGTAAAGCAAGAACTCCGGAAGAATTAAGAAGTGACTTAGAAAAAGCTCTATCGTTAATTCCGGGTAAACACCGCGTTAACCTTCACGCAATCTATGCTGAAACAAATGGAGAAGTTGTAGAGCGTGACCAATTAGAACCAAAACATTTTGAAAACTGGGTGAATTGGGCAAAAGAACATGGATTGGGACTTGATTTTAACCCAACATTATTTTCACATGAAAAGTCTGAAGATGGCCTAACGCTATCACATCCAGACCCGAAAATCCGTGAATTCTGGATTAATCACTGTATCGCAAGCCGTAAAATTGCTGAATACTTCGGAAAAGAGTTAGGAACACCAGCTTTAACAAATGTCTGGATTCCGGATGGTTACAAAGATGTACCAAGTGACCGCTTAACACCAAGAGTACGTTTAAAAGAGTCTTTAGACAAAATCTTTGAAGTAGAAATAGATGAACAATATAATATCGATGCTGTTGAAAGCAAATTATTCGGAATTGGTTCAGAAGCATATGTTGTGGGCTCCCACGAATTTTACATGGGTTATGCATTAAAAAATAACAAACTTTGCTTATTGGATACAGGACATTATCACCCAACAGAAATGGTATCAAACAAAATTTCTTCTATGCTTTTATACAGTGATAAACTAGCATTACACGTATCAAGACCAGTACGCTGGGACAGTGATCATGTTGTCACACTTGATGACGAGTTAAAAGAAATCGCTCTTGAAATCGTTCGTAACGACGCATTAGACAAAGTTATGATCGGTCTAGATTTCTTTGATGCAAGTATTAATCGTGTAGCAGCATGGACAATCGGAACACGTAATATGATTAAATCTCTACTTTATGCAATGCTTGTACCGAACAACCACTTAAAACAGCTTCAAGAAGAAGGAAACTTCACGGAAAGACTAGCATTAATGGAAGAATTTAAAACATATCCATTTGGTGCAATTTGGGATTACTATTGTGAGCAAAATGGTGTTCCAGTAAAGGAGAATTGGTTGGAAGATGTAAAGAAGTATGAGAGGGAAGTACTTTCTATGAGATAA
- a CDS encoding LutB/LldF family L-lactate oxidation iron-sulfur protein, with amino-acid sequence MAMKISDEKFFDRVDKGVNNSFMRNAVASAQERMQGKRLLATEELGNWEEWRKLGEEIRSHTLQNLDYYLEQLSENVKKRGGHVFFASTKEEANEYITKVAKEKQAKKVVKSKSMVTEEIHLNSALENAGCEVIETDLGEYILQLDDHDPPSHIVVPALHKNKEQIRDTFKEKRGYDKSEIPEELALFAREQLRQDFLSADLGITGCNFAVAESGSISLVTNEGNAGLVTALPKTQITVMGMERIVPTWEELDIMVSLLCRSSVGQKLTSYITGLTGPKDDGDVDGPEEFHLVIVDNGRSNILGTEFQSALHCIRCAACVNVCPVYRHVGGHSYGSIYAGPIGAVLTPLLGGYEDYKELPYASSLCAACTDACPVKIPLHELLIKHRRKIVEDEKKSPFGEKLAMKGFQLAASSPSLYKTGTKSASSVMAPFTKENSIQKGPGPMKPWTDVRDFPAPSKERFRDWYKKREKGGE; translated from the coding sequence ATGGCGATGAAAATAAGCGATGAAAAGTTTTTTGATCGAGTTGATAAAGGTGTAAACAATTCCTTTATGCGAAATGCGGTTGCATCTGCGCAAGAGAGAATGCAAGGAAAACGGCTGTTGGCAACAGAAGAGCTGGGGAATTGGGAAGAATGGCGTAAGCTTGGCGAAGAAATCAGGTCGCACACGCTTCAGAATCTTGACTACTATTTGGAGCAGTTAAGTGAAAATGTAAAAAAACGTGGTGGTCATGTATTTTTTGCTTCAACAAAAGAAGAGGCTAATGAGTACATCACAAAGGTAGCAAAAGAAAAACAAGCGAAAAAAGTTGTAAAGTCAAAATCAATGGTTACAGAGGAAATACACTTAAATAGCGCACTCGAAAATGCAGGCTGTGAAGTAATCGAAACGGATTTAGGTGAATATATTCTTCAGCTTGATGACCATGATCCACCGTCACATATCGTTGTTCCTGCTCTTCATAAAAACAAAGAGCAAATTCGTGACACATTTAAAGAAAAACGAGGCTATGATAAATCGGAAATTCCAGAAGAGCTTGCCCTTTTTGCCAGAGAACAACTTCGACAAGATTTCTTAAGTGCTGATCTTGGTATTACAGGTTGTAACTTCGCTGTTGCTGAATCAGGGTCTATAAGTCTTGTCACAAATGAAGGAAATGCAGGACTTGTAACCGCTTTACCGAAAACTCAGATTACGGTTATGGGTATGGAACGTATCGTTCCAACTTGGGAAGAGCTAGATATAATGGTAAGTCTACTATGCAGAAGCTCTGTTGGACAAAAATTAACTAGTTATATTACAGGATTAACTGGACCAAAAGACGATGGTGATGTTGATGGGCCTGAAGAATTCCATCTGGTTATTGTTGATAATGGACGATCAAACATACTAGGAACTGAATTCCAAAGTGCACTTCACTGTATCCGCTGTGCAGCTTGTGTCAATGTTTGTCCAGTTTATCGTCATGTAGGTGGACATTCGTATGGCTCTATTTACGCTGGTCCAATTGGAGCAGTTTTAACACCTTTGCTTGGCGGTTATGAGGATTACAAGGAGCTGCCGTATGCCTCATCTTTATGTGCAGCATGCACAGATGCATGCCCGGTGAAAATTCCACTTCATGAACTATTAATTAAACATCGAAGAAAGATTGTTGAAGATGAAAAGAAATCACCATTTGGTGAAAAGCTTGCGATGAAAGGCTTTCAGCTGGCAGCAAGTTCACCAAGTCTTTATAAAACAGGTACAAAATCCGCTTCATCGGTCATGGCGCCTTTTACAAAAGAAAACAGTATTCAAAAAGGACCAGGTCCAATGAAGCCTTGGACAGATGTACGTGATTTCCCGGCACCAAGTAAAGAGAGATTTAGAGACTGGTATAAAAAGAGAGAAAAAGGAGGGGAATAA
- a CDS encoding alpha/beta fold hydrolase, with the protein MKNIMLRNNVKIEGIGEKTIIFAPGFGCDQTVWKEVKDAFIDKYRVILFDYVGMGKTALESYDRDRYRTLSGYVQDVLEVCSTLDLENAIFVGHSVSSMIGMLASIKKPNYFSNLIMIGPSPCYLNDPPSYYGGFEKEDLSGLLEMMEKNYVGWANMFASTLVNDPDSLSLSKALEDRFCSTDPVIARQFAEATFFSDNRGDLSKVTVPTFIMQCSNDIIAPTEVGEYLNDQLSNSTFIKLKAVGHCPHMSHPEETIHVIQQYLKEFYN; encoded by the coding sequence ATGAAAAATATCATGCTTCGTAACAATGTGAAAATTGAAGGAATAGGGGAAAAAACAATCATTTTTGCACCTGGCTTTGGTTGCGATCAGACTGTTTGGAAAGAAGTTAAAGATGCCTTTATAGACAAGTATCGAGTGATTTTATTTGATTATGTAGGTATGGGCAAAACAGCTTTGGAATCATATGACCGAGATAGATATCGTACATTATCAGGATACGTGCAAGATGTGTTAGAGGTTTGCTCAACCTTAGATTTGGAAAATGCGATTTTTGTTGGTCACTCAGTTAGCAGTATGATTGGAATGTTAGCATCAATAAAAAAGCCCAATTATTTTTCTAACCTTATAATGATAGGTCCATCTCCATGTTATCTTAACGATCCTCCTTCATATTATGGGGGCTTTGAAAAAGAAGATTTGTCGGGGTTACTTGAAATGATGGAAAAAAACTATGTTGGTTGGGCAAATATGTTTGCTTCTACACTTGTTAATGATCCTGATAGCCTTTCTTTATCAAAGGCTCTTGAAGATCGTTTTTGCTCAACAGATCCAGTCATTGCCCGCCAATTTGCTGAAGCCACATTTTTCTCTGATAATCGTGGGGATCTATCTAAGGTAACTGTTCCTACCTTCATTATGCAATGTTCAAACGATATTATTGCACCAACTGAGGTTGGAGAATATCTTAACGATCAATTATCAAATAGTACATTTATAAAGTTAAAAGCGGTTGGTCATTGTCCACATATGAGTCACCCTGAAGAAACGATACACGTTATTCAACAATACCTTAAAGAGTTCTATAACTGA
- a CDS encoding bifunctional aldolase/short-chain dehydrogenase: MVQSLWNKEKAASISKGVEELVYRSNLIGSDRSVCNWGGGNTSMKTIEKDFRGRDVEVMYVKGSGSDLATMKAHNFTGLRMEDIRPLIERDEMSDEEMVAYLAHCMIDSKHPRASIETLLHAFLPFKHVDHTHPDAIIGLCCADNGRQIAEEIYGDRFVWVPYVRPGFTLSKMIAEGVKNNPNAELVLMEKHGLVVWGETAEESYEKTISVINEAEQYIQAKLVEENVFGGQKYEALAEEDRKNALAQVMPVIRGAVSEEKKMLLTYDDAEDVLQFVNSNNAPELSQVGAACPDHLVHTKMTPLFIDWNPQEQDVASLVEKVKAGIESFKEEYKAYFERNKNEGDQISETAPRVILIPGIGMVNTGKNIPMANVSGALYHRAIAVMKRSTTLGNFVSLNENESFNVEYWLLELYKLSLAPAEAEFSRQVAFVTGGAGGIGSETCRQFVAEGAHVVIADLNLEGAQKVAAEINEQYGEGRAFAVKMDVTSEEAVQEAFKQTALTYGGVDIIVNNAGLATSSPFDETSLKEWNLNMNVLGTGYFLVAREAFKQMKSQGTGGNMVFIGSKNSVYAGKNAAAYSSVKAMETHLARCIAAEGGEFGIRVNSVLPDAVLQGSAIWGSSWREERAAAYGIHPDQLEEHYRKRTTLLVNIYPKDIAQSILFFASSKSDRTTGCMLTVDGGVPAAFTR, from the coding sequence GTGGTACAAAGTTTATGGAATAAAGAAAAAGCAGCTTCAATATCAAAAGGTGTAGAAGAGCTAGTATATCGCTCAAACCTAATCGGTTCAGACCGTTCTGTTTGTAACTGGGGCGGCGGAAACACTTCAATGAAAACAATTGAAAAAGATTTCCGAGGTCGTGACGTTGAAGTGATGTACGTTAAAGGTAGTGGATCTGATTTAGCGACAATGAAAGCGCACAACTTCACCGGTTTAAGAATGGAAGATATTCGTCCACTAATCGAACGTGATGAAATGTCAGATGAAGAAATGGTTGCTTACCTTGCACACTGTATGATCGATAGCAAACACCCACGAGCTTCAATTGAAACTTTATTACATGCATTCTTACCATTCAAGCATGTTGACCATACACATCCGGATGCTATCATTGGACTATGCTGTGCAGACAACGGTCGCCAAATTGCTGAAGAAATATACGGAGATCGTTTTGTATGGGTACCATATGTACGCCCGGGATTCACACTTTCAAAAATGATCGCAGAAGGTGTTAAAAACAATCCAAACGCAGAATTAGTATTAATGGAAAAACACGGTCTAGTTGTTTGGGGCGAAACTGCTGAAGAAAGCTATGAAAAAACAATTTCTGTTATTAATGAAGCAGAACAATATATTCAAGCTAAATTAGTAGAAGAAAATGTATTTGGCGGACAAAAATACGAAGCACTTGCTGAAGAAGATCGTAAAAACGCTTTAGCACAAGTTATGCCAGTGATTCGCGGTGCAGTTAGCGAAGAAAAGAAAATGCTATTAACATATGATGATGCTGAAGATGTTCTACAATTCGTAAACAGCAATAACGCTCCTGAATTATCTCAAGTTGGTGCAGCATGTCCAGATCACTTAGTTCACACAAAAATGACACCACTATTCATCGACTGGAATCCTCAAGAACAAGATGTTGCTAGTTTAGTAGAAAAAGTAAAAGCTGGTATCGAAAGTTTTAAAGAAGAATACAAAGCATACTTCGAAAGAAACAAAAACGAAGGCGATCAAATTTCTGAAACAGCTCCACGTGTTATTTTGATTCCTGGTATCGGAATGGTGAACACAGGTAAAAACATCCCAATGGCTAACGTAAGTGGTGCTTTATATCACCGTGCGATCGCGGTTATGAAACGATCTACTACTTTAGGAAACTTTGTTTCTTTAAATGAAAATGAATCATTTAATGTAGAATACTGGCTATTAGAGCTTTACAAATTATCTTTAGCTCCTGCAGAAGCTGAGTTTTCAAGACAAGTTGCTTTCGTAACAGGTGGTGCTGGCGGTATCGGTAGCGAAACTTGCCGTCAATTTGTAGCAGAAGGTGCACATGTTGTAATCGCTGATCTTAACCTAGAGGGTGCTCAAAAGGTAGCAGCAGAAATCAATGAGCAATATGGTGAGGGTCGCGCATTTGCAGTGAAAATGGATGTAACAAGTGAAGAAGCAGTTCAAGAAGCATTCAAACAAACTGCTTTAACTTACGGTGGTGTGGACATTATCGTAAACAATGCAGGTCTTGCAACTTCAAGCCCATTCGATGAAACTTCATTAAAAGAGTGGAACTTAAACATGAACGTTCTAGGAACTGGATATTTCTTAGTAGCTCGTGAAGCGTTCAAACAAATGAAATCACAAGGTACTGGCGGAAACATGGTATTCATCGGTTCGAAAAACTCTGTATATGCAGGTAAAAATGCAGCTGCTTACAGCTCTGTAAAAGCGATGGAAACTCATCTTGCAAGATGTATTGCAGCAGAAGGTGGAGAGTTTGGAATCCGCGTAAACTCTGTACTTCCAGATGCAGTACTTCAAGGATCTGCTATTTGGGGATCAAGCTGGAGAGAAGAGCGTGCAGCAGCATACGGAATTCACCCGGATCAATTAGAAGAACACTATCGCAAACGTACAACTTTATTAGTGAATATCTATCCAAAAGATATCGCACAATCGATTTTATTCTTTGCTTCTTCAAAATCAGATCGTACAACGGGTTGTATGCTGACAGTTGATGGTGGAGTACCGGCAGCGTTTACTAGATAA
- a CDS encoding AraC family transcriptional regulator, with translation MSANLLHELLQLNDEEKIMLQQKQEVQKDLYTSQENFIVEGERFLNQNTMIMVRKHTRFVHFPKHKHNYIEVNYVFNGSLTQTVGNERLKLKKGDLLFLNQHIEHELEACNEEDIIINFIIKPEFFSFIFSYLTTENLISNFLISSLFDQTQQGQYLYFAVSEIESVQELIRKIIVEIMNPTVLSESTIKLYMGLLMIELIKHSDKVRYNKDTNKQYIIVESLKYIEEHFRHASLYELAEKLKQPHYTLSKEIKKATTYTFKELVQEKRLTIAKELLENTSLSISSIVEEVGYENISYFYRVFKSKFGYTPKKFREQLLKN, from the coding sequence ATGAGTGCAAATCTTTTACACGAGCTTTTACAACTAAATGATGAAGAAAAAATAATGCTTCAGCAAAAACAGGAAGTTCAAAAGGACCTCTATACTAGTCAGGAAAATTTCATTGTTGAAGGAGAACGATTTCTGAATCAGAACACAATGATCATGGTACGAAAACATACTAGATTTGTGCACTTTCCAAAGCATAAACACAACTATATAGAAGTGAATTATGTATTTAATGGTTCTCTTACCCAAACGGTTGGAAATGAGAGGTTGAAACTGAAAAAGGGAGATCTATTATTTCTTAATCAACATATTGAACATGAACTTGAGGCATGTAATGAAGAGGATATAATTATTAATTTTATTATTAAACCGGAATTCTTTTCGTTTATTTTTTCTTACTTAACAACAGAAAATTTAATTTCAAACTTTTTAATTAGCAGCCTATTCGACCAAACACAACAAGGGCAATATTTATATTTTGCTGTATCAGAAATTGAAAGTGTCCAGGAGCTTATTAGAAAAATTATCGTGGAAATTATGAATCCCACCGTGTTATCAGAATCAACGATTAAATTATATATGGGCCTGCTAATGATAGAGCTCATTAAGCATTCTGATAAGGTGAGATACAACAAGGATACGAATAAGCAATATATTATTGTAGAATCATTAAAATATATTGAAGAACATTTTCGACATGCCTCTTTATATGAATTGGCAGAAAAGCTGAAACAACCTCATTACACCTTAAGTAAAGAAATAAAAAAAGCAACAACCTATACGTTTAAAGAACTTGTTCAAGAAAAAAGATTAACCATTGCAAAGGAATTGTTAGAGAATACTTCATTATCTATTTCTTCCATCGTAGAAGAGGTAGGATATGAAAATATCAGTTATTTTTATCGAGTTTTTAAAAGCAAATTCGGTTATACACCAAAGAAGTTTCGAGAACAATTATTAAAAAATTAG